A region of the Candidatus Gastranaerophilales bacterium genome:
CTTAAAGTTCCGGTAAATACAAATGTTTTCCCGGTTAATTCGGTAGCAGGGATATTTTGTACGGTATTTTTTATCTTAAAGCCCGAGGCAAAAAGTTTATTTAAGGTTTCTATATTTTTAAAGTTGTGAAAATATTCTACCATACTTTTTGCTATTTTTATACCCACACCGTCTATATCCGCCAGTTCTTCCGTCGACATGGATTTTAGTCTGTCAAAGCTTTTTGCGCTGTTTGCTATAATTTGGGCTGTTTCGCTGCCTACGAATTTTATCCCGAGTGCGCTTATAAATTTTGCAAACTCGCAGTCTTTTGATTTTTGAATGGAATTATAAATATTTTGGGCGGATTTTTCGGCTATTTTATCCAGTTTGAGTAAATCCTCGACACTCAGGTAATATAAATCAGCATAATTTCGGGCTAATCCCAAGTCAAAAATCTGCTCGGCTATGCTTTCGCCCAGCCCGTCAATATCAAGTCCGTCTTTGCTTGCCCAATATTTGAGCCTGCCTTTTAAAATTGCGGGACAGTCTGTTTGGTTTGAACAATACTGTATAACTTCGCCCTCTTCTTTCATAACAGGTGCGCCGCAAGATGGGCAGACTTCGGGAAAAATGTACGGCTTTGTTCCTTCGGGACGTTTGGAAAGTTCCACTTTTATAATTTTGGGGATAATTTCCGCTGCTTTTTTTACCCAGACATAATCACCTATTCTCACATCAAGCCGCTCTATCTCTTGAGCGTTATGAAGGCTTGCACGCGAAACGGTTGTACCGGCAAGTTTTACCGGTTCTAAAATGCCAACGGGGGTAATTGCGCCTGTCCTACCCACGTTGATTTCTATATCAAGCAGTTTCACGACGGCTTCTTCAGGTTTAAATTTAAAAGCGGTTGCCCATTTTGGCGCACGCGCCGTATAACCCAGTTCTTCCTGACAGCCTAAACTGTTGATTTTTACAACCACACCGTCTGTTGCATAGTCAAGCTGCGCGCGTTTAGCTTCCCAATTATCGCAGTATGATATGACTTCATCGATATTTTGGCAGATTTTGCAGGCGGGATTGACGTTAAAACCTAAACTTTTCAGCATTTCCAGTGTTTCCCAATGCGTTCTTAGCGATGGGTCGGGACGGTCTAAAATGCCTGTATATGTAAAAAATGACAACTCTCTCTCCCGTGTAATTCTTGAATCAAGCTGTCTTACAGAACCGCTCGCCGCGTTTCTGGGGTTTGCAAAAAGCTGTTTGCCTTGTTCTTTTTGGTTTTGGTTTAATTTATTAAACGCCGATACAGGCATAAAAACTTCGCCGCGGACTTCTAAGCGCTCATGGTAGTTGATATTTTCAGGGATAGCCTTTATAGTCTTTAAGTTATTTGTAATATCCTCGCCTGTAATACCGTCGCCTCTTGTTACGCCTTTGGTAAATTTGCCTTTATCATAGCTTAATGCCATTGCAAGCCCGTCTATTTTAAGCTCGCAGACCATTTCTGCATGTGTTACATTCAGCGCCTTTAATACCCGCTCATACCACGCTTTTAACTCTTCATAATTATTTGAATTATCAAGACTGTAAAGTCTGTACTTGTGTTTTACCTGCACAAATCCTTCTGATAAAGATGAGCCTACTTTTTGGGTGGGGCTGTTTGGGAGAATTAATTCAGGGTAAGTATTTTCAAGCTCTTTCAGTTCCCTGAAGAGGGCATCGTATTCGCTGTCTGAAATTTGCGGGGAATTCTCTTCATAATAAAGTTTATTATGCAAATTTATTTCATCGCGAAGTTGTTGAGCTCTATTTTTGAAAAGTAACAGGTTGTTCATGATGCTCCGAAAATATTATTTAGAAAGATGCTTAACCATTGCTCTTAAAGCAAGATAATAGCCTTCATCTTTAAATCCCGAAATTTGCCCTATGCACACCGGCGCAAGGTAAGAAGTTTTTCTGAATTCTTCCCGTGCATGAATATTAGATAGATGTACCTCAATCGTCGGAATTTCAACCGCCAATACGGCATCTCGCAAGGCAATACTGGTATGGGTATAAGCGGCAGGGTTTATAATAATACCGTCATAAAGCCCTTTGGCTTTTTGAATTTTGTCTACAATTTCACCTTCGGTATTGGATTGGAAAAAATCTACCGCTGTGTACAAATGTTTGGCTAAATCAGAAATATTCTCATTGATTTGCGAAAGTGTAATTGTTCCGTAAGTGTCTTTTTCTCTTGTGCCTAAAAGATTTAGGTTTGGACCGTTTATAACGAGTATTTTCATAAAATCAGCCTTCTTGTTGAGAAAGTGTTAAATCGCCTGAATCATAAATCGATTTATAATAAGCGATTTGCTGCTCTGAATTATCTTTCAATTTGCCTAATTGGTTTTGCCCGGCTGAAACAATAGCCTGCAGCTCCTGCATATCATCGACAAGCCTGCCAAAGACGCTCTGGGCATATCTGTCCGCACCTTCTCTTATTGCAATAACTTCTGTTATGACCTGTTTTTTCAATTTCATGCATTCGGCAATGGTTTTTTCTCTGATGATATCTCTTTCTGAAATTGTTTCTTCTTTAATCTTCTCAGCTTCGGTTTTCACTCCTTCAAGGATTTCATGCTGGTCAATTCTTCTGATAGCTTCTTTTTTAGCTTCCG
Encoded here:
- the ligA gene encoding NAD-dependent DNA ligase LigA, with the protein product MNNLLLFKNRAQQLRDEINLHNKLYYEENSPQISDSEYDALFRELKELENTYPELILPNSPTQKVGSSLSEGFVQVKHKYRLYSLDNSNNYEELKAWYERVLKALNVTHAEMVCELKIDGLAMALSYDKGKFTKGVTRGDGITGEDITNNLKTIKAIPENINYHERLEVRGEVFMPVSAFNKLNQNQKEQGKQLFANPRNAASGSVRQLDSRITRERELSFFTYTGILDRPDPSLRTHWETLEMLKSLGFNVNPACKICQNIDEVISYCDNWEAKRAQLDYATDGVVVKINSLGCQEELGYTARAPKWATAFKFKPEEAVVKLLDIEINVGRTGAITPVGILEPVKLAGTTVSRASLHNAQEIERLDVRIGDYVWVKKAAEIIPKIIKVELSKRPEGTKPYIFPEVCPSCGAPVMKEEGEVIQYCSNQTDCPAILKGRLKYWASKDGLDIDGLGESIAEQIFDLGLARNYADLYYLSVEDLLKLDKIAEKSAQNIYNSIQKSKDCEFAKFISALGIKFVGSETAQIIANSAKSFDRLKSMSTEELADIDGVGIKIAKSMVEYFHNFKNIETLNKLFASGFKIKNTVQNIPATELTGKTFVFTGTLSEMNRSEASDIVKALGAATAGSVSKKTDYVVSGEDSGSKLEKAQKLGVTILDEHEFLQLIEQTKRTSNEQKL
- the aroQ gene encoding type II 3-dehydroquinate dehydratase, whose amino-acid sequence is MKILVINGPNLNLLGTREKDTYGTITLSQINENISDLAKHLYTAVDFFQSNTEGEIVDKIQKAKGLYDGIIINPAAYTHTSIALRDAVLAVEIPTIEVHLSNIHAREEFRKTSYLAPVCIGQISGFKDEGYYLALRAMVKHLSK